In Rheinheimera sp. MM224, one DNA window encodes the following:
- a CDS encoding ATP-binding protein, producing the protein MRSLRRYLVTVLIALFTLISFVAALQSYKQSAIRAEALFDQDLQVLASSLSQQYQAGSQQELGLALQVWQKGELVYRSALAPETSMSDAEGFSEHNFAGKRWRVFRQTPTDLLTVIVAQPLKQRQQLADEVITASIYPVVLSLPLQALLIWLVVSKALSPIKRFSAQLSSKKANDLSPVELDQVPAELDQMLKTTNQLFARLADAFEREKRFASDVAHELRTPLSVLQVNLHNASQQWQRSNISDPEGSMLALQAGVERMSALIEQIMLLNRTNPEHFQARTEQLDLAGLCRQVVADWYPQIDSKQQQIELLGLEHLSLKGDAFALRLLVSNLVGNASKYSAVGGSIQLELSTQLSNEQQQAILVVQDNGPGIAPEEYSRVFDRFYRVGGDRHQSGTIGSGLGLAIVRDIVVLHQGRISLGASDFSSGLKVTVELPL; encoded by the coding sequence ATGAGATCCCTACGCCGCTATTTAGTTACAGTGCTGATCGCGCTTTTTACGCTGATTAGCTTTGTTGCTGCTTTGCAAAGCTATAAACAAAGCGCCATCAGGGCTGAAGCATTGTTTGATCAGGATTTGCAGGTACTGGCGTCCAGTTTGTCGCAGCAGTATCAGGCTGGCTCACAGCAAGAGTTGGGATTGGCGCTGCAAGTCTGGCAAAAAGGCGAGCTGGTGTATCGCAGTGCTTTGGCGCCTGAAACGTCGATGTCGGACGCTGAAGGTTTTAGTGAGCATAATTTTGCTGGTAAAAGATGGCGGGTGTTTCGTCAGACGCCTACCGATCTGCTGACTGTGATAGTGGCACAACCCTTGAAACAGCGGCAGCAACTGGCGGATGAAGTGATCACAGCCTCTATTTATCCTGTCGTGCTGAGTTTACCGCTGCAAGCCTTATTGATTTGGTTAGTCGTCAGTAAAGCTTTGTCGCCTATCAAACGTTTCTCTGCCCAGCTGTCGTCTAAAAAAGCCAATGATTTAAGCCCGGTAGAGTTAGACCAGGTGCCAGCAGAGCTGGATCAGATGCTAAAAACCACCAATCAGTTATTTGCCCGTTTAGCCGATGCCTTTGAGCGGGAAAAACGTTTTGCCTCAGACGTGGCGCACGAGCTGCGCACCCCATTAAGTGTATTGCAGGTGAATTTGCATAATGCTTCTCAGCAGTGGCAGCGATCAAACATTAGCGACCCTGAAGGTTCCATGTTGGCCTTGCAGGCAGGTGTTGAGCGTATGAGCGCGCTGATCGAACAAATTATGCTGCTCAACCGCACCAACCCCGAACACTTCCAGGCCCGCACTGAACAGCTGGATTTAGCAGGTTTATGCCGTCAGGTGGTGGCCGACTGGTACCCACAAATTGACAGTAAGCAGCAACAAATTGAGCTGCTGGGCCTTGAGCATTTATCACTGAAAGGGGACGCTTTTGCTTTGCGTTTATTAGTCAGCAATCTGGTGGGTAATGCCAGTAAATACAGTGCGGTGGGTGGTTCTATCCAGCTGGAATTGTCTACACAACTATCTAATGAACAACAGCAAGCCATACTGGTGGTGCAGGATAATGGCCCAGGTATAGCGCCGGAAGAATACAGCAGAGTGTTTGACCGTTTTTATCGGGTGGGAGGCGACAGGCACCAATCCGGCACTATAGGTTCAGGTTTGGGTCTGGCTATAGTACGGGATATAGTGGTTTTGCATCAGGGCCGCATTAGCCTTGGGGCCTCTGATTTTAGCAGCGGGTTAAAAGTGACAGTGGAACTGCCCCTTTGA
- a CDS encoding cupredoxin domain-containing protein: MKNKELRKNSKKALPITALLLLTLPVVAEQSVFELQIKDHLFLPSVLYVPAGEKVKLLVLNQDPSPEEFESFSLNREKVILGKGKATLFIGPLQPGKYQFFGEYNPDSAQGVLIALPTEEWLQYKAKHAY; encoded by the coding sequence TTGAAAAACAAAGAGTTAAGAAAAAACAGTAAAAAAGCATTGCCTATTACAGCATTGTTATTGCTGACTCTGCCTGTTGTAGCGGAGCAAAGCGTATTTGAACTGCAGATTAAAGATCATCTGTTTCTGCCTTCAGTGCTGTATGTGCCCGCTGGTGAAAAAGTGAAGTTGCTGGTGTTGAATCAGGATCCGTCGCCTGAAGAGTTTGAAAGCTTTAGTTTAAACCGCGAAAAAGTGATTTTAGGCAAAGGCAAAGCCACTTTATTCATCGGGCCTTTGCAGCCAGGAAAATACCAGTTTTTTGGCGAATATAATCCGGACAGCGCGCAAGGGGTGTTAATAGCTCTGCCCACAGAAGAGTGGCTTCAGTATAAGGCTAAACATGCTTATTAA